In Armatimonadia bacterium, the following are encoded in one genomic region:
- a CDS encoding glycoside hydrolase domain-containing protein, whose amino-acid sequence MHRLAALLLVLSCACCVAAPQRGVNLLSNPGFEQAAGSLSAGWSKAGLGYSLSPTGGVDGGPCLYCPSGDPSEYHGAMQEVVFDPPVQHPFAVSGWSKAEGAEGVDYCLYMDCWYADGTNLWGQQRHFDNGTHDWQRISYVFDVTKPVTKIQFFLLFRRCSGKAWFDNVSLSLVPFEFSGERVRPSLYGGNSIDYNAALTFPAKWTASVLRDGQSVFSTQGSGRNIEMSWPGTDASSRLLPGGDWRVQVVAKDELLGEELKHELPVRTQSGPGRGYVAWTESSINRVLINTLPPESPSLSTHITLAGNEYESFQVALRTAPNQDLKGCTVDVGDLRGPNGSVIPAKNLTWEQVGFVEIKKLFQHPKLPTEAAPGWWPDPLLPVSRFDVPAATTQSLWFTVYAPPGTPRGEYQGQVRIHVPGSSDLVAEVSARVYGFDLPTQSHLKTSFALMDGYLEKLYGPLTPKLRQAYGDYVLQHRLNPDDISRTDPPDLEDLTHYNPRGLNAFNVINMVEPRGKRIWVCYSPLEFYTPQFKASLTERLDRYVPEMKRRGLGDKAYVYTFDERPAEFNPIMKEYFGLIKERYGIPTLTTAKVPQDPQVMKDLNIDWNCPVSSVYHFDEAERCRAAGLQVWSYICCGPRYPYANWMTEEPLVESRVIWWQAYQQKMDGFLYWGLNVWSHKDNNYLIDPEKDGPRLKWGVTTGTGKGDWTDTLSGDGVLLYPGKEGPYGSLRLENIRDGLEDYEYLWLLQERTGSVDRAREACLPVTESLTAFTRDPAVVISQRDAIARRLEALGAK is encoded by the coding sequence ATGCATCGTCTGGCCGCACTCCTGCTGGTCCTGAGTTGTGCCTGCTGTGTCGCCGCACCCCAGCGAGGCGTCAACCTCCTGAGCAATCCCGGCTTCGAGCAGGCGGCCGGTTCGCTATCGGCTGGATGGTCGAAGGCCGGTCTTGGCTACTCGCTGAGCCCAACCGGCGGAGTCGACGGCGGTCCCTGCCTCTACTGCCCGTCGGGAGACCCGTCGGAGTACCACGGCGCCATGCAGGAGGTCGTGTTTGACCCGCCGGTGCAGCATCCCTTCGCCGTCAGTGGCTGGAGCAAGGCGGAGGGCGCCGAAGGCGTTGACTACTGCCTGTACATGGACTGCTGGTATGCCGACGGCACCAACCTCTGGGGGCAGCAGCGGCACTTCGACAACGGCACGCACGACTGGCAGAGGATCTCCTACGTCTTCGATGTCACCAAGCCCGTAACCAAGATCCAGTTCTTCCTCCTCTTCCGTCGCTGCTCGGGTAAGGCCTGGTTCGACAACGTCTCACTGTCCCTGGTCCCCTTCGAGTTCAGTGGTGAGCGGGTTCGCCCCAGCCTCTATGGCGGCAACAGCATCGACTACAACGCAGCGCTGACCTTCCCCGCGAAGTGGACCGCCTCGGTCCTGCGCGACGGTCAGTCGGTCTTCAGCACCCAGGGCTCAGGCCGCAACATCGAGATGTCTTGGCCGGGAACCGACGCCTCCTCACGACTGCTCCCCGGCGGCGATTGGAGGGTGCAGGTGGTGGCGAAGGACGAGCTCCTCGGCGAGGAGCTCAAGCATGAGCTGCCCGTCCGCACGCAGTCAGGACCCGGACGCGGCTATGTCGCCTGGACCGAGAGCAGCATTAACCGCGTGCTCATCAACACCTTGCCGCCGGAGTCGCCCTCCCTGAGCACCCATATCACGCTGGCCGGGAACGAGTACGAGAGCTTCCAGGTGGCCCTCCGCACAGCGCCCAACCAGGACCTCAAGGGCTGTACCGTCGACGTCGGCGACCTGCGTGGTCCGAACGGAAGCGTGATCCCGGCGAAGAACCTCACCTGGGAGCAGGTCGGCTTCGTGGAGATCAAGAAGCTCTTCCAGCACCCCAAGCTGCCGACCGAGGCTGCTCCGGGTTGGTGGCCCGATCCCCTGCTGCCGGTCAGCCGCTTTGACGTGCCTGCGGCGACCACGCAGTCCCTGTGGTTCACCGTCTACGCACCGCCCGGTACGCCGCGCGGCGAGTACCAGGGCCAGGTACGCATCCATGTGCCCGGCTCCTCTGATCTAGTGGCCGAGGTCAGCGCCAGGGTCTACGGCTTCGACCTCCCGACCCAGTCCCACCTCAAGACCTCTTTCGCGCTCATGGACGGCTACCTCGAGAAGCTCTACGGGCCTCTCACGCCAAAGCTGCGTCAGGCCTACGGAGACTACGTCCTCCAGCACCGCCTCAACCCCGACGACATCTCGCGGACCGATCCACCCGACCTGGAGGACCTGACCCACTACAACCCGCGCGGCCTGAACGCCTTCAATGTCATCAATATGGTGGAGCCGCGAGGCAAGCGCATCTGGGTCTGCTACAGCCCCCTGGAGTTCTACACGCCGCAGTTCAAGGCAAGCCTGACCGAGCGCCTCGACCGCTACGTGCCGGAGATGAAGCGACGCGGCCTCGGCGACAAGGCCTATGTGTACACCTTCGATGAGCGGCCGGCGGAGTTCAACCCGATCATGAAGGAGTACTTCGGCCTCATCAAGGAGCGCTACGGCATCCCGACCCTGACCACGGCGAAGGTGCCTCAGGACCCGCAGGTCATGAAGGACCTGAACATCGATTGGAACTGCCCGGTCTCCTCCGTCTACCACTTCGACGAGGCCGAGCGCTGCCGTGCCGCCGGGCTGCAGGTGTGGTCCTACATCTGCTGCGGACCTCGGTACCCCTATGCCAACTGGATGACGGAAGAGCCGCTGGTGGAGTCACGGGTGATCTGGTGGCAGGCCTATCAGCAGAAGATGGACGGGTTCCTCTACTGGGGTCTGAACGTCTGGAGCCACAAAGACAACAACTACCTGATCGACCCGGAGAAGGATGGTCCGCGCCTGAAGTGGGGAGTCACCACGGGGACCGGCAAGGGCGACTGGACCGACACTCTCAGCGGCGACGGTGTCCTGCTGTACCCGGGCAAGGAAGGACCCTATGGCTCTCTCCGCCTCGAGAACATCCGCGATGGCCTCGAGGACTACGAGTACTTGTGGCTGCTGCAGGAGCGGACGGGAAGCGTCGATAGGGCGCGGGAAGCCTGCCTGCCGGTCACCGAGAGCCTGACCGCCTTCACCCGGGACCCGGCAGTGGTGATCAGTCAGCGCGATGCGATCGCCCGGCGCCTGGAGGCCCTGGGAGCGAAGTGA
- a CDS encoding ADP-ribosylglycohydrolase family protein, whose amino-acid sequence MHRLIVTLLLALGLTQIAWSQEAPAAIEYRRLPVADYLDHMKAGWIGQIAGVSFGAPTEFKWQGSIIPANQTPVWKDNLINSAFGQDDLYVEMTFLRTLQEFGLGVSARQAGIDFANSEYAVWCANRAGRNNLRAGIAPPDSGHPHFSRNSDDIDYQIESDFSGLVAPGLPQTVIALGDKFGRIVNYGDGLYAGMFMGGLYAEAFFESDLHRLLAAGLACIPAESQYAEMVRDVLAWYQENPDNWEATWTRVNDKYVKNPDYHRYAGAGIDAKTNGAYVLIGLLYGKGDPEQTMAIACRCGMDSDCNPSSAAGVLFATIGYNKLPAGFRDKLNLERKFSYTAYNFPGLVAACEQVAREAVVQAGGRVEKDPTGEGVFVIPVQTPQPLPVERSWEPGPIAGTRFTPEERAQIRFPDEVALGLSKTAPGWELSNCGFDMGAPGLLSDFRGRKDIFVTHPLDQTTGSVLSRDLTIPEGKQTFLNIVVGHDSRADWELIVRADGKVLLDQIVGKDTTDRGWLTKSVDLSEFAGKTIHVELVNQPTGWAWEAAYWSKVEVVSR is encoded by the coding sequence ATGCACAGACTAATCGTTACCCTTCTTCTTGCACTGGGCCTGACACAGATCGCCTGGTCGCAGGAGGCGCCGGCGGCGATCGAGTACCGTCGCCTGCCCGTGGCCGACTACCTGGACCACATGAAGGCCGGGTGGATCGGCCAGATCGCGGGCGTCTCCTTCGGGGCGCCTACTGAGTTCAAGTGGCAGGGCAGCATCATCCCCGCCAACCAGACCCCGGTCTGGAAGGACAACCTGATCAACAGCGCCTTCGGACAGGACGACCTCTACGTCGAGATGACCTTCCTGCGAACGCTGCAGGAGTTTGGCCTGGGCGTCTCCGCAAGACAGGCCGGAATCGACTTCGCCAACAGTGAGTATGCAGTCTGGTGTGCGAACCGAGCCGGGCGCAACAACCTCCGTGCCGGGATTGCGCCTCCAGACTCGGGGCACCCGCACTTCAGCCGCAACTCCGATGACATCGACTACCAGATCGAGTCCGACTTCTCCGGTCTCGTGGCTCCTGGTCTTCCGCAAACGGTCATCGCCCTGGGTGACAAGTTCGGGCGCATCGTCAACTACGGTGATGGTCTGTACGCCGGCATGTTCATGGGCGGTCTGTACGCCGAGGCCTTCTTCGAGAGCGACCTTCACCGCCTCCTCGCCGCCGGGTTGGCCTGCATCCCCGCCGAGAGCCAGTATGCCGAGATGGTCCGCGACGTCCTTGCCTGGTACCAGGAGAACCCCGACAACTGGGAGGCCACCTGGACCAGGGTCAATGACAAGTACGTCAAGAACCCCGACTACCACCGCTATGCCGGGGCAGGCATCGACGCCAAGACGAACGGGGCCTACGTGCTGATCGGGCTGCTCTATGGCAAGGGCGACCCCGAGCAGACCATGGCGATCGCCTGCCGCTGTGGCATGGACTCCGACTGCAACCCCTCCAGCGCGGCCGGAGTGCTCTTTGCGACAATCGGCTACAACAAGCTCCCGGCGGGCTTCCGCGACAAGCTCAACCTGGAGCGCAAGTTCAGCTACACCGCCTACAACTTCCCGGGGCTGGTTGCAGCGTGTGAGCAGGTGGCACGGGAAGCCGTCGTGCAGGCTGGCGGACGTGTTGAGAAGGACCCAACCGGCGAGGGAGTCTTCGTGATCCCCGTCCAGACACCTCAGCCGCTTCCCGTGGAGCGGTCCTGGGAGCCTGGCCCCATCGCCGGCACCCGATTCACGCCGGAAGAGAGAGCCCAGATCCGCTTCCCGGATGAGGTGGCGCTGGGTCTGAGCAAGACGGCCCCCGGCTGGGAGCTGAGCAACTGCGGCTTCGACATGGGGGCGCCGGGTCTGCTCTCCGACTTCCGCGGTCGCAAGGACATCTTCGTCACGCATCCTCTCGACCAGACGACGGGCAGCGTGCTATCCCGTGACCTGACGATTCCCGAGGGCAAGCAGACCTTCCTCAACATCGTCGTGGGCCATGATTCCCGTGCCGACTGGGAGCTGATCGTCCGCGCTGACGGCAAGGTCCTGCTCGACCAGATCGTCGGCAAGGACACCACCGACCGGGGATGGCTGACGAAGAGCGTAGACCTCTCCGAGTTCGCCGGGAAGACGATCCATGTGGAACTCGTGAACCAGCCCACCGGGTGGGCCTGGGAGGCCGCTTACTGGTCGAAGGTCGAGGTCGTTAGCCGCTAA
- a CDS encoding arylsulfatase, which yields MPEDVTRRGFLSMLAGGATAAALGRRGAPALADRSRRPNILLLMTDQHRGDCLGADGNPVIQTPHLDRIAHEGVRFCHAYTSTPSCTPARAGLLTGLSPWRHGMLGYGQVALRYEHEMPRMLREAGYYALGIGKMHYHPQRNLHGFHKVLLDESGRVESPGFVSDYRQWFHQVAPGMDPDATGIGWNDYAAAPYKLPEHLHPTRWTGDQAVSFLETYHDDAPFFAKVSFARPHSPYDAPERFMKMYEDAALPEALHGDWCEGYAHRGEKPRSDAFWGDLGTEQVRRSRQGYYGNVTFIDEQIGRVLETLEKRGMLENTLLLSTSDHGDNLGDHYLWRKTYPYEGSTRVSMLMRCPEGLSGDVAGQVRDEVVELRDVLPTFLEAAGVRYSQEDFDGRSLLGLTRGETEDWRPYLDLEHARCYFSENDWHALTDGHYKYVYFAPTGRQQLFDLRRDPGELHDLASDPSQAQMLARWRERLVETLSIRGENYVKDGDLAIRTKPLIYGAHYPRA from the coding sequence ATGCCTGAGGACGTTACCCGGCGTGGCTTCCTTAGTATGCTTGCCGGCGGCGCCACTGCCGCCGCCCTTGGAAGGCGAGGTGCTCCTGCTTTGGCCGACCGCTCGCGACGCCCTAACATCCTCCTTCTCATGACCGATCAGCACCGGGGCGACTGCCTGGGTGCCGATGGGAATCCGGTCATCCAGACTCCGCACCTTGACCGGATCGCGCACGAGGGCGTCCGCTTCTGCCACGCCTACACCTCGACGCCCTCTTGCACCCCGGCTCGTGCCGGACTGCTGACCGGCCTCTCCCCCTGGCGACACGGGATGCTGGGCTATGGCCAGGTTGCCCTGCGCTACGAGCACGAGATGCCACGGATGCTTCGTGAGGCCGGGTACTACGCCCTGGGGATCGGCAAGATGCACTACCATCCCCAGCGCAATCTGCACGGCTTCCACAAAGTTCTGCTCGACGAGTCCGGCCGCGTCGAGTCACCAGGTTTCGTCAGCGATTACCGGCAGTGGTTCCACCAGGTCGCGCCGGGTATGGACCCCGACGCCACCGGAATCGGCTGGAACGACTACGCGGCAGCGCCCTACAAGCTGCCCGAGCACCTGCACCCGACACGCTGGACGGGCGACCAGGCCGTCAGCTTCCTGGAGACCTACCACGACGATGCGCCCTTCTTCGCCAAGGTCTCCTTTGCTCGCCCTCACAGCCCCTACGATGCGCCCGAGCGGTTCATGAAGATGTACGAGGATGCCGCTCTGCCCGAGGCCCTCCACGGCGACTGGTGCGAAGGCTATGCGCACCGTGGCGAGAAGCCGCGCAGTGACGCCTTCTGGGGCGATCTGGGGACCGAGCAAGTCCGGCGCTCACGCCAGGGCTACTACGGCAACGTCACCTTCATCGACGAGCAGATCGGCCGCGTCCTTGAGACGCTTGAGAAGCGAGGGATGCTGGAGAACACGCTCCTCCTGTCCACCAGCGACCACGGTGACAACCTCGGCGATCACTACCTGTGGCGGAAGACCTACCCCTACGAGGGTTCGACACGGGTATCGATGCTGATGCGCTGTCCGGAGGGGCTCTCGGGGGACGTGGCTGGACAGGTGCGCGACGAGGTTGTGGAGCTGCGCGACGTCCTGCCGACCTTCTTGGAGGCGGCGGGAGTACGCTACTCGCAGGAGGACTTCGACGGTCGCAGTCTCCTCGGCCTGACGCGAGGTGAGACGGAGGACTGGCGGCCCTATCTCGACCTGGAGCACGCACGCTGCTACTTCTCGGAGAACGACTGGCACGCCCTCACCGACGGCCACTACAAGTATGTCTACTTCGCGCCGACCGGCCGGCAGCAGTTGTTCGATCTGCGGCGCGATCCCGGCGAGCTCCACGACCTCGCTTCGGATCCGTCGCAGGCACAGATGCTGGCAAGATGGCGCGAACGCCTCGTCGAGACCCTCTCGATCCGGGGCGAGAACTACGTCAAGGATGGAGACCTGGCGATCCGCACGAAGCCGCTGATCTACGGGGCGCACTACCCGCGCGCCTGA
- a CDS encoding DUF6785 family protein, whose translation MRTEKLPDEKRPSPVRALLIGTVLVPAGVFFGAYAYLIIQALTWAQTSLQLGSVFTLFIVAVLNGFVGLIAKPLKLRQGEQLLIYIMMCLAACLSGNSFVPFLVNTMVAGRYYATPENKWADFHDLLPSFFGPTDDRVIRWYYEGSGTLYSPEVLREWAVPLAYWGAMIVLLMMGAVFIANLLGKQWVHRERLTFPLVQLPLEMTSEGTSTHFWRSRYMWAGLLTAAILESIDFINYLYPSVPTVWLKARRVEAWASSTPWNAMRPFSVAFFPFMIGIGFLLTRDASFSCWFFYLFGKLVTVGCAAAGLRGGGAQSGLARLPLMQEQGAGGLLGIMAGALWVAKGSLREAWRRKEPDETAFIHPRYALWGFVAVMVALTLMASAAGLTPTIGVLYFGLYFLFVTAIGRVVAETGAGWTMVQRNRAHQLVMALLGGRRFTAQGLTSFMVMDWLDNDYRDTPVVHLLSALKMRHDTGKIPAGQLLAAVSLTTVVGLISSFWTFLHIYYSYGAATAKVRPWFTAVGRQPYQQLADALNFPQPPDLWGLAGSAIGFVVVLVLGLARQMIPNFMLHPVGYAIANTASMEYLWMPFLIAWALKSVVLRYGGIKVYHRMVPFALGAILGDLVAPGLWGLYGTIVGRQMYMFFPH comes from the coding sequence ATGCGCACCGAGAAGCTTCCAGACGAGAAAAGACCCTCACCGGTTCGTGCTCTCCTCATCGGCACGGTGCTGGTGCCTGCCGGCGTGTTCTTCGGCGCCTACGCTTATCTGATCATCCAGGCGCTGACCTGGGCACAGACTTCGCTGCAGTTGGGCTCCGTGTTCACGCTGTTCATCGTCGCGGTTCTCAACGGCTTCGTCGGCCTTATCGCGAAACCTCTGAAGCTGCGCCAGGGCGAGCAGCTCCTCATCTACATCATGATGTGCCTGGCCGCCTGTCTCAGCGGCAACAGCTTCGTGCCCTTCCTGGTCAACACGATGGTCGCGGGCCGTTACTATGCGACTCCCGAGAACAAGTGGGCCGACTTCCACGACCTGCTGCCAAGCTTCTTCGGCCCGACGGATGACCGGGTGATCCGCTGGTACTACGAGGGCAGCGGGACGCTGTACAGTCCCGAGGTGCTCCGCGAGTGGGCTGTGCCCCTGGCCTACTGGGGTGCGATGATCGTCCTGCTGATGATGGGCGCGGTGTTCATCGCCAACCTCCTGGGCAAGCAGTGGGTCCACCGCGAGCGACTTACCTTCCCGCTGGTGCAACTGCCCCTGGAGATGACCTCGGAGGGCACGAGTACACATTTCTGGCGTAGCCGGTACATGTGGGCGGGGCTGCTCACGGCGGCGATCCTCGAGTCCATCGACTTCATCAACTACCTGTACCCGTCCGTCCCGACGGTGTGGCTGAAGGCTCGGCGAGTTGAGGCCTGGGCTTCGTCAACGCCCTGGAATGCCATGCGGCCCTTCTCGGTGGCGTTCTTCCCCTTCATGATCGGGATCGGGTTCCTGCTGACCCGCGACGCCTCCTTCAGTTGCTGGTTCTTCTACCTGTTTGGGAAGCTCGTGACGGTGGGGTGTGCAGCGGCCGGACTTCGGGGAGGCGGAGCGCAGAGCGGTCTGGCCCGGCTGCCCTTGATGCAAGAGCAAGGTGCGGGCGGACTGCTTGGGATCATGGCCGGGGCACTGTGGGTGGCAAAGGGATCGCTGCGCGAGGCCTGGCGGCGCAAGGAGCCTGACGAGACCGCCTTCATCCATCCGCGCTATGCCTTGTGGGGGTTCGTCGCGGTGATGGTGGCCCTGACGCTCATGGCCTCTGCGGCTGGGCTCACCCCGACCATCGGCGTGCTCTACTTCGGCCTGTACTTCCTCTTCGTAACCGCCATTGGCCGCGTCGTGGCTGAGACGGGAGCAGGCTGGACCATGGTCCAGCGTAACCGCGCCCACCAGCTCGTGATGGCCCTCCTGGGCGGCCGACGATTCACCGCCCAGGGGCTCACCAGCTTCATGGTCATGGACTGGCTCGACAACGACTATCGAGACACGCCCGTCGTCCACCTGCTATCCGCACTCAAGATGCGTCACGATACGGGCAAGATTCCCGCGGGGCAACTCCTGGCGGCGGTCAGCCTCACAACGGTCGTCGGGCTGATCTCGTCCTTCTGGACTTTCCTGCACATCTACTACTCCTACGGCGCCGCCACAGCCAAGGTTCGACCGTGGTTCACCGCCGTCGGGAGGCAGCCCTACCAACAGCTCGCCGACGCACTCAACTTCCCGCAGCCTCCCGACCTCTGGGGCCTGGCCGGGTCGGCGATCGGTTTCGTGGTGGTGCTCGTGCTGGGCCTGGCCCGGCAGATGATCCCCAACTTCATGCTGCACCCGGTGGGCTACGCCATCGCCAACACGGCCTCCATGGAGTACCTCTGGATGCCCTTCCTGATCGCCTGGGCGCTCAAGAGCGTTGTGCTGCGCTACGGCGGCATCAAGGTCTACCACCGCATGGTGCCCTTTGCGCTCGGAGCGATCCTTGGCGACCTCGTGGCCCCGGGACTGTGGGGCTTGTACGGGACCATCGTCGGCCGCCAGATGTATATGTTCTTCCCGCACTAG